In Flammeovirga kamogawensis, the sequence TTCACCATAAGAATATACTGGATGATGCCCAGCTATTATTAATTTTTTATCTTTATTTCTAGCAATAATATCTTGTAAACCAACAAGAAGCTCATCTGTTGAATGATAATTACAACCATTATATTCGGCCGTTTCTTGATAGTCAAAAAGTAACCATTGTGTATCAAGAATTAAAAGTGTGACTTCTTCAGAAAGTGCTACTTCAACAGGGTCGGGGCATCCATTTGCAGGAGCAAAGGTAGAATCTCCTAAAATAGAATTAACGTAGGTTTCTTCATTTCTTAAACGTTCTAAACCATTCTTTTTCCCTCTATTGTAATCATGATTACCAGGAATCATGAATGTTTTTCCTTTAAAGTTCTGTAATGGTAGTAGTTGAGCTTTAAGAATTTCTTCTCCTTCACTTCTTCCTTTCTCAGCAGTGTTCATTAATCCATGAGGATAAATGTTATCCCCTAAAAATACAACTGTACTTTGGTTGTCATTTAGATCAATTTGTTTAAAAAAATGTAAAAGTGTAGGGTCTTCTAAAGTGGCCAAGCCAGCATCACCAATTAAATAAATTGTTTGATCCTGTGCATTACTTATTGTTGTTGTAAGTACAGAAATCAAAAATAGGAATATATATTTCATGTTTGCTTAGAATTCTAGGATACGAGCAGAAAATTGATCACCTTTTTCTGTAGATATAAATAATCTACCATTTGGAGAAATACAGATGCCTTCTGGTTGAGGGAAATTTTTTCTTGGTAAATTATGCGTATTTATAATTTCTTTTGATGTAGCATTAATTATAAATAGTTCTCCAGAACGATGAGACAATACGTATACAAGTTGTTTTGATTGATCGAAATAAACTGCAGAAGGACTAAGTTTATTCCCTTTAGGAAGGGTAAATGCTAATGATACATCATTATAATCTTCCATATTGACTTTGTAAATTGCCTTATAGTCAGCTTTTTCTCCATTAATACCACCTTTTCCTTTTAAAGCAACTAATAGGTGTGATTGATCATAGAAGCAAAGTCCTTCAATATCATTATCTATTGTAAAAGGTAATTGTATTTTTGTGACTTCTTGGGTCTTTTCGTTTACAATATGTAACTTCCCTTTGCTGCTGATTACATAAAAGTAGGGTGCTCTGTAAGTAATCCCTTCGTAATCTGCATCTTTACCAAATTTGATTTTTTTAGTGACTTCTTTCTTAACAAGGTCATATAAATAGATATTCCCTTTCTCATCGTTTACACAAGCTAATGTATTTTCTGAATGCCAAGCTAATCCAGAAATTTCTTCTAATTTAGTAGGCATTACCCACTTTTCTTTTGGGGTTGAAAAAGGGCTATGATTATCTGAACTTTGTGCACAAGAAATAAGTACGTTACTAAAGAACAAAATTAAAATTATAAGGTGTTTTTTTGAAGTCATTGACGATGAAGTTAATTGAACTTTCAAAATAACTAAAAATACTTCTAAACAGTGTAAAGTTTCATTAAAGATTTTCGTCCTCTTAATTTAATTTCTGCTAATGGAGGTAGTTTCAAACCTATTTTCTTAGATAAGCTGTTTGAAATAAGAATAGGTACTCCTAAGTTTTTACACTCAGATTGTATTCTTGCTGTAGCATTGAGAACGTCTCCATGATAGGCAATCTCTTTTTTAATTATACCAATTTGGATAGACGAAACGATACCAGTATGAATACCAGCTTTAAATGTTGGAAGATTACCAAAATTATTCATGAAATAATCACGTCTTTTTTCAATTGCTTTTTTTATATCGTAAAACACTTGAACACATTTATTATCTTGAATCCCGTGTTCTGTGTTCCAGGTAAGTACTACTTCATCACCAACATATTGATAAATAGAAGCATCATTATTTGCAATAGAATCTGTAATGGTTTTAAACGTTTGTTGTATAAACTTACTGTATTGTGTATGTCCAATTTCTTCTGCAATACTTGTAGAATTATTAAGATCTAAGAACATGAAAATTCTATCTTCTTCTTTTGGGTGGTGATAATTTCCTTTAAGAATAGAAGAGAAGAGTTCCGGCCCAAGAATATCTTTTAACTGAAAAATACTATTAATAAACGTGCCTATAACAATACAATAACATAGAAATATGAAAATGGAACGGAAAGAAATTTCTTTTTGAAAGATAAGCCCTTTATCATACATTATACTTGTAAATAACTCACCAAAAAGTAGTAAAAAAGAGAATGTAAAAACAAGTAATAACAGGTTAATCAAAGATTTTTTATAAATACAAAACTTGGATTTTAATTCTAGAAAAAAGTAGGAGTTCCAGCTTATTGAACAAAAAATAAATGAAAAAATTCCTGTAACTAAAAACATTGGGAAAACGGATAAAACATTAATTGAATCCCTTGGTATAATATTATGTTCAATAAAAGATTGAATAGTATCAACCTTAATTGAAAAAAATAGGAATATGCATATATACCATGCAACAAAGGAAAGTCTCCATCCCTTAAAGTATTTCTTTCGTCTATAGTTACTCTTAAACTTTAAGAACATAGTATTTATGTGTTGGGTTATGTATTTAATTTACAACAATTTCATTGAGCTTCTAGTTCTTTGAATAATTTTTTGATAATTTAGATACCAACATTCTCTTTTTATATAAAATTCACTATGGTTAGAATACTCTTCATTCTTTTTATTTTTTCAAGTACAGTTTCTTATTCACAGGATTCGTTAAAGTGGTACAAATCGAAATCAAAAGTTTATTATGCACCACCTGTGACAACCGCAAGTATTGCAGCAGCAGGACTTTTAGCGAATTACCTTGGTATTAAAATGCTAAATAATAGACCTTCTATTAGTCAGGAAGAGGTATTAAAATTAGATATAAACAACGTTAATTCTTTTGATAGAAACGTCTTTAATTATTCTGTAGATCATAGAGAAGATTCTCATAATTTTACAGATTGGGGGCTTTATGTTTCTGTAGCTTTACCATTTGCATTATTTATAGATCCTGCAATTAGAAAAGATTGGTTAGAGGTTTCTTTAATGTATTTAGAAACTCAAATGATAGCCGTAAATATTTACAACTATCTAGGACCTGGTATCTTTAGACGATATAGACCGATAACATATATGCATGGAGAAGGAAATCCTCCTGTAGAAATGGATGAACTGACAGATAATAATAATGAAAGATCATTCTTTAGTGGACATACTTCTAATACTGCTTGTGGAACTTTCTTTGCAGCAAAAGTATTAACAGATTATCATCCGGAGTGGTCTACAGGTGCAAAAATTGGGGTTTATGTTGCTGCTTTTATTCCACCAGCAGTTGTTGGATATTATAGAACAAGAGCATACAAGCATTTTTATACAGATGTAATGACGGGTTGTGCAGTTGGAGCCTTAACAGGTGTATTAGTACCTCAATTACATAAGCATTTGCGTTCAAAGAAAAATAAATATGGTGGAGCTACATCGTTTATGCCAATTATGCAGCCTACTATGATGGGTTTGTATGTAAAGAAGACATTATAAATAGATTAGAATGAATAAAGAGGTAGAAATATTAAAAGAGTGGCATAGTCTTTTAAAAGGAGACCTAAAAGATAATACCTTAACTTTTGATAATGCGATTGGTGTTGGTTCGATTGAAGGATTTTGCCATGATGAAAGAGTTGAAATACTAAGGTTTAATTTAGAAATGCATAAAGAGTTTCCTATTAAAGGGGATCTTTTTAAGAAAACAGATACTCATATTCCTATCTTTTTTAGAGAACCTGATTTTAATGTACAAATTGATTTAGCACATAGAGTAGAGGATTCTGAGGAAGTAAAACAACTGATTGAGAATGGTGCTTTTTCAACAAATTCAAAAGACAGTTTAAATTTTGATTTTTATATAGATAAACCCGTAAAATTTATTTCTGTAAGGCTAAGACAAGATTATTATCAAGAATTAGTGAACGAGTCAGAAACATTAAAAAAAATGTTTAATCTGAATGAACCTTTTTATGTTTTTGAAGAATTTAATGCTTTAATAGGTAGTGTTTTTTTGAGAGCGTTTAGTATAAAAAAATCGTCCTATAATGTGGTTTTAATGCATTCTGTAGGAATACATTTAGCAGCTGAGTTTTTTAATAAATTATCGGAAAGAGAGTTTTTAGCAGAAGAAAATAAATACCCTTTAAGTACTAAAGCAGTTTTTCAAGCAAGAGCAATCCTTACTACTCGTTGGGATAAAGATTTAACTATTGATGTACTTGCAAGAGAGTGTGGATTAAGTGCGAGTAGATTAAGAGCTTTATATAAGCAGGTTTTTGGCATTACAATACATCAGTTTCATAATGAAGTGAAATTAGAAGTAGGTAGAACAATGTTATTAGAAGGGAGTAAAACAATTTCTATGATAGGAGTTGAATTAGGATTTTCTAGTGCAAGCCATTTTACAACTGCCTTTAAAAAGAAATTTGATAGTACCCCAAAAGAGTATCAAAAGAAATATCAGAAGATATAAGGTATTACTATTAAGTTTGTACCTGACTTGCCCTTGGAATTATCTTTATATATAATTTCAAGGGTATTTTTTTCTAAAATTAAAAATTGAAAGTCTGTAATAAAATTCTATTCGTTGCCTCTAAACGGATATAAATTAAAGATTTTAAAGAAAAGGAATTATTACAGTTTTATCGTTTGTATCAAAATTATTTTTATTGTCACCTTTTGGAAATGGCAACGATATATCAAATCAAATTTTTGATTATGATACAGTTGTTGGTGATTTAACATTGAAATAGCTTTCGAATTGTACTAATAAACTTTGTTGTTCTTAAAAGGGAAGATTTCACTTCATAAATCTTCCTTTTTTTTACCTATGTATAAAAATTAAATTTTGAAGATACGTAGTTATTTTTTGAAAGATTAAAGCATATACCTCCCGTTTCTAAGTATATAATCAAACAAAATAATATGAAAAAGATAATTACTTCAATCATTTTAAGTCTATTAAGTGTTGTGTCATTTGCACAAAATTCAAACAACGATAGACCAAATATTTTACTTATTGTTGGTGATGATATGGGCTTTGCAGATATTGGTCCATATGGTAGTGAAATAGATACACCAGTTTTAGATAGTTTAGCAGGGCAAGGTGTTGCTTTTACAAATTTTCATGCAACACCTGTATGTTCAGTAACTCGGTCAGAAGTTCTCACAGGAAATAATAATATAGAAGTAGGTTTAGGAGCATTTGATTATGCCGTTTACCCAGGTTCAAAAGGTAAACCAGGCTACGAAGGATATCTTACTAGAAATACAGTTACAATTGCTCAGCTTTTATCAGACGCAGGATACAATACCTATACTGCGGGGAAATGGCATTTAGGAGGCGTACACGGAAGAGGACAAGGTCCTTCTGAATGGGGTTTTCAAAAATCGTATGGTATATATGTTGGAGGCTCAAATCATTGGAATCAAGATGTAATGCTTCCGGATGTTAAAGATCCTGCAGTAGCTAAAGTTTTAAAAGAGGGTAAGATTCCTGATGTTCAAAAAGAAAAATTCTATGAAAATGGTCAATTAGTCGACAGACCAATTGGTGTGTATTCTAATGATTTGTACACCAATAAAATGTTAGAGTATATGAATGATGACAAAGATAATGGTAAACCATTTTTTGCATACATGGCGTTCACAACTGCTCATTTTCCTATCCAAGCACCTAAAGAATATATTGATAAATATTACGAATATTATTTAACTCATGGCTATGAAGATGTAAAGAAAAAAAGATTTGAGATGCTTAAAAAATATGGTATTATAGATCAATCTACTCCTTTTCCAGATACGTCTAAAAATCCATTGGTTAAACCATGGGAGTCATTAACACAGAAGGAAAAAGAACAACAAGCTAGAGTTTTTGCTACTTATGCAGGTATGATTGATTCACAAGATCATAGTATTGGTAGAATAATGGATTATTTAAGAGAGAACAATAAATTAGACAATACTCTTATTATATATTTAACAGATAACGGTCCTGAAGGAACAGATCTTAGAGGTAAATTAAGTAATCCACTATTAAATAAATGGGTAAATCAGAACTTTGACGGCACAACAGAACATGTTGGAGAAGGTAATACAGATTGGCAAATAGGTACATCATGGGCAAATGCAGCAACGGGTACATTGCAATGGTGGAAAGGTTTTGTAAGTGAAGGAGGAATTAGAGTACCATTAATTGTTGTTCCTCCTAAAAATGATAAAGTAAGGGGAAAAGGGGTGAAAGTACATAATTTTACAAGTGTAAAAGATATTCCTATGACAATCTTAGCGTATGCAAATGTTGAGCATCCAAAAGATAATTACAAAGGACAAAAGATTGTTGCTCCATCTGGGATAAGTATTAAAAGTTTCTTAGAAGGAAAGACAGATACTGTTAGAACAGATGATCAATATGTTGCTTTCGAACTTTTTGGGAATAAGTATATTGTTGAAGGAAATTATAAGGCTGCATATGTTCGTAAAGGTATGTGGGGTGATGGTGAATGGCATCTATTTGATATCAATTTAGATCCAGGAGAAACAAGACCTCTAGAAGTACAACAACCTGAATTAATGAAAAAGTTGATAAAACAATATGACGAGTATGCAACATCTCATCACATAATTCCTGTAAAAGAGGATTGGAATCCTTGGACTGCGATATCACATTAGATTTTAAGAGTTATCAAAAACTGCTGAATAATGAAATTTATTTGGCAGTTTTATTTTTTTATGAAACCTTATTGTATATTACACGTTATAATTTTCTTTACTTTATCGGAATCATTGTTAGTACTAACTAAAAAAACCAGTTTATTAAAAGTGTGTATTAAGAGGATAAGAGTTGGTCGATAAAGTATAAAATGAAAATATTTACTTATTACATTTCTAATTTGATCTATACTTTGTTTAGATGAAATAGGATTATTTAACTTCGACAATTATGAAAAATTCAGGAAGAAATGCTTCAAGATTTGATGCTAGATTAACTAAGAATAAAGATGCCAATAATTTGGTGAATTTAATGAACAACTTTTATGTACCAGCAACTACCACTGAAAAAGAGTTTGTACATTATAAATACTTATTAGATCAAGTAGCAAATAAAGCGGAGGACCGCTAAAAATATACAATTAACCTCTCTTTTCGAGAGGTTTTTTTTGTGGTATATATTAATATAATTTGTATTTCTTTAATTATTTTCTCCTTTTTTAAGTTTAAAAACGCTAATTATTACTCATTTTAAGTACTTTACATTTGTAAATTTTTGTCATTTTTATCAAACATTAAGATAATGTTTACTAATCAAACAATATTAGTTGAAACAAATGTTTTTACGCTCAATTAAATGAAGCATCTTGCTGTATTATTTAATTAGACCTAAAGTATTTTTGAGATTAACAATGACGAACACTATTAAATTATTATTATTAACTCTACTCATAACCTCTTGTAACAATAACCTTAAGAAAGTTAAAGAAAAACCTTTACAGTCTTATAAAGTAGTTGCCTCAGAAATTAGAGATATAGATTATGTAAAATCTTACCCTGTAAGTATTAGAGGGGAAGTAAGTAGTGAGGTACGTGCGAAAATTAGTGGCTATATTGATGCCGTTTACGTTGATGAAGGTCAGCGTGTAAAAAAAGGACAACGTTTATTTCATATAGAAACCGCTTCTTTATCTGAACAAGCACAAACAGCTAAAGCTCAGGTAGAAGTTGCAGAAGTGGAGGTAGACCGTTTACGTCCGTTAGTAGAGAAGCAAGTAATTAGTGAAATTCAACTTAAAACAGCAGAAGCAAGACTTGCAGAAAAAAGAAGTAATCTAAATACTATTTACGCTAACATTAGTTACGCAACTATTTCAAGTCCTGTAAATGGCGTTGTTGGTTCTATTAATTTTAGGCAAGGTACTTTGGTAGGTCCAAATACTGAATCGTTAACAGAAGTATCAGATATTAGAAATGTATTTGCGTTTTTCTCAATGAACGAAAAAGATTTTTTGGCTTTCACTAAAGATGTAGAAGGAAAGACAATGAAACAAAAAATAGCCAACCTTCCTCCTGTAGAATTACGATTAGCTGACGGATCTGTTTATAAACATAAAGGACATATTGTAACAATCTCTGGTAGTATTGATCAAGAAACAGGAGCGGTCTCTTTCAGAGCAAAATTCCCAAATCCAGAAGAAACACTAAGAGATGGTAGTAGTGGTAGAATTTTAGTGAGAAACCAGGTGAAAAATGCTCTTGTTATTCCATACCAAAGTACATTTGAACAGCAAGGTGATTTTATTGTATATAGAGTATCAGCATCAGATTCTTTATACACAAAAAAAATAAAGAGCAGTATTAAAACAAAGCAATTACTTGTTATTGAAGAAGGTTTGGAAGAGGGAGATATTATCCTTGCAGAAGGTGTAAATGTTGTTCGCTCTGGAAACAAAATTATTCCAAAAAAGACAACTATGGATGCCATTCTTAATTCTTATCAAGTTCAATTTAAATAAAACACCCCTTCAATATGTTACAGAAATTTATTGATAGACCTATTCTATCGACGGTTATCTCTGTGGTAATCACTTTGTTGGGTATTTTAGGGTATATAGAATTACCTGTTTCTCAATATCCAAATATTGCCCCACCAACTGTATCAGTAGATGCTAGTTACCCTGGTGCAAGTGCAGAAACAATTCTTGAAAGTGTAATTGTGCCTATAGAAGACCAAATTAATGGTGTAGAAGGAATGACATATATGACTTCTAGTGCTAGTAATGATGGTGGAGCAAGTATAACAGTGTTCTTTGAACAAGGAGTAAACCCCGATGTTGCTGCTGTAAACGTTCAAAACCGTGTTGCAAGAGCAAATTCTAAATTACCAGCAGAGGTAATTAGAAATGGTGTAATTACAGAGAAAAAAGAAAACTCGGCTTTAATGTATGCCGCTGTTTATTCAGAAAATAAAGATTACGACGAAACGTTTGTATTTAACTATTTTAATATTCATGTAAAACCAGAACTACAACGTATTAAAGGTGTAGCATCGGTAAGTGCTTTTGGAGCGAAAGATTATGCCATGAGAGTTTGGTTAGATCCTGCGAAAATGGCGAGTTATTCTTTAACTACAACGGATATTAGAAACGCAATTAATGAGCAAAGTTTAGAAGCTGCAGCTGGTGCATTAGGTCAGAACTCTGGTTCACCGTTTGAGTTTGTGATTAAGTACAAAGGTCGTTTCAAAAATAAAAATGAATACGAAGATATCATTATCCGATCAATGGGTAATGGTCGTTATTTACGTTTAAAAGATGTAGCTACGGTAGAACTAGATGCTTTTTCTTATAACTCAAAGAGTATCACTCTTGGTCATCCAAGTATTAGTTTTGGTATATATCAAACACCGGGTTCTAATGCACAAAAAGTAATCGAAAATATTCATGAAGAATTAAAAAGGTTAGAGAAAACTTTTCCTGATGATGTAAAATATGTGATTAATTTTGATACTAATCGTTTTTTATCAGCATCAATGGAAAAAGTAAAACACACTTTATTAGAAGCATTTATTTTAGTGTTTTTAGTTGTTTTACTTTTCTTACAAGATTTTAAATCTACTTTAATTCCAGCTATTGCTGTTCCAGTAGCAATTATAGGTACATTCTTTTTCCTTAATCTATTTGGGTACTCCTTAAACTTACTAACATTATTTGCTTTAGTTCTAGCAATTGGTATTGTAGTAGATGATGCTATCGTTGTAGTAGAGGCAGTGCATGCTAAGCTAGATATGGGAGAAACTGATGTACATAAAGCTACATCAACAGCTATGGATGAAATTGGAGGAGCTATTATTTCAATTACATTGGTAATGGCAGCCGTATTTATTCCTATTACTTTTATTAAAGGGCCGTCAGGAGTTTTTTATGAGCAATTTGGTGTCACACTAATTATTGCTATTCTTATTTCTGCAGTGAATGCATTAACATTGAGTCCTGCCCTTTGCGTAATGTTCTTGAAAGGGCATCACCCAGATAAGAAAAAGAAGTTAATAGATAAATTTTATGATGCTTTTAACCTAGCTTTTGATATTGCTGTAAGAAAATACGGTAGAGCATTGCAAGTAATGTTAAAGCATAAATGGATTACTGTTTTAGCACTTGCTGGTTCTATTGCGGGTATTGTTTATTTTGATGCGAATACACCATCTGGCTTTGTTCCTTCTGAAGATAGAGGGGTAATTTTTGTGAATATGGAATTACCAATTGGTTCTTCTTTAGACCGTACATATGCGATGACCGAAGAGATGTTAGATTCTATGAAGAATATTAAAGGTATTCATAGTGCATCTATGCGTTCTGGTTCTAACTTTTTCTCAGGTGCCGGTAGTTCTTATGCTCTTGGTTTTGTTTTATTAAAGGGATATGAAGAAAGAACAACTCCAGAAACAAGCTTAGAGGGGATAATGGCTCAATTAAAAGCAAAAACAGCTAATATTAAAACAGCTCGTTCTATTTTCTTTGTACCTCCAAGTATACCAGGTTTTGGTAGTTCAGATGGTTTTGAATTCCAGATTCTTGATAAATCATCAGGTACTTTAAAAGGGTTAGATGAGGTATCTAAAGAATTTACAAATCAGGTTAGTAATAGCCCTGTAATAGGTTTTGCATCGAACTCATTTAATGTCAATTTCCCACAATTAGAAATGGAAATTGATGTGGCAAAAGCAAAAGAGTCAAAAGTAGTGATTAAAGATATTTTTAGTACACTTCAAGGCTTTATTGGTGGTTATTATGTAGCAGATTTTACTCGTTTTGGTAAACAATTAAGAGTAAATATGCAGGTAAAACCAGAAGATAGAAAAGATGCTTCGAGTTTAGACAAAATGTTTGTGAAAAATAGTGAAGGTAATATGGTGCAAATTTCAGAATTTGTTCACCTAAAACGTACTTATGGACCACAATCAATAAAGCGTTTTAACTTGTACAATTCAGTTTCTGTAACTGGTGGAGTAATGCCAGGACATTCATCTGGTGAGGCGATTGCTGAAATCAACCGTTTAGCAGAGGAAACATTACCACAAAACTATCAGATTGCCTATTCTGGTTTAACTAGAGAGGAAATTAATTCTTCAGGTCAATCAGTGTATATTTTTATGTTGAGTATTCTATTTACTTACTTGTTTTTAGCAGCTCAATATGAAAGTTATATCGTTCCTTTTACTGTTTTATTATCTATTCCTTTTGGTATTTTTGGAGCATATGCTTTTACCAACTGGGCTGGCTTAGAGAATAATATTTACTTCCAAGTTGCCATGATTATGCTTGTGGGATTACTTGCTAAAAATGCTATTTTAATAGTAGAATTTGCATTACAAAGAAGGCAAGAAGGACTTTCATTAGTTAATGCAGCTTTAGAAGGAGCAAAAGAACGTATTCGTCCTATTTTAATGACCTCTTTTGCATTTATACTTGGTTTAATGCCACTGGTATTAGCAACAGGAGTTGGAGCAGCAGGTAATAGATCTATCGGTACAGGTGCAGTGGCAGGGCTATTTGTAGGTACAATGTTAGGCTTATTGTTTATACCTGTATTGTTTGTTTTCTTCCAAGGGATTCAAGAAAAAATTACTCCTTTAAAAAAGATTGAAGATCAAAAGAATTAGAATATGAAATCAATTAAATACCTAGTGTATAGTATTCTTATTGGTTTACTATTCACATCTTGTTTACTTCGAAAAGAGTATAAAAGAACTGTTCAGGTAGATAACGATCATCTTTACAGAATAGATACAGCAGTAGATTCTACGCAAAATTTTGGTACTATTATTTGGGCTGATTTCTTTAAAGATTCAGTACTTAAACAATATATTGAGAGAGGCTTAGAGCAGAATTTTGATGTTCGTATTGCCTTAGAAAATGTAGAAATTGCAAAATCTAGATTCAAGCAAGGTAAGCAAGTAAATCTACCTACAATCTCTGGTAATGTTTCCGGATCATATATCAAAAACACTCAAAATGGTCAGTTTGGTAATGCTTTAGGGGATATATCTAGTTACAATGTTGGGTTAGATGTTTCTTGGGAAGCTGATATTTGGGGTAAATTAAAGGCAACCACAGAAGTTGCTCGTATGAATTTATTGCAACAATCTGAAGTTAAAAAAGCAATTACATCTGATTTAGTTAGTCAAATTGCATTTAGTTACTACAGGTTAATTGGTTATGATAAACAGAAGGAAATACTTGAAAAAACGATTACATCTA encodes:
- a CDS encoding SdiA-regulated domain-containing protein, with protein sequence MTSKKHLIILILFFSNVLISCAQSSDNHSPFSTPKEKWVMPTKLEEISGLAWHSENTLACVNDEKGNIYLYDLVKKEVTKKIKFGKDADYEGITYRAPYFYVISSKGKLHIVNEKTQEVTKIQLPFTIDNDIEGLCFYDQSHLLVALKGKGGINGEKADYKAIYKVNMEDYNDVSLAFTLPKGNKLSPSAVYFDQSKQLVYVLSHRSGELFIINATSKEIINTHNLPRKNFPQPEGICISPNGRLFISTEKGDQFSARILEF
- a CDS encoding adenylate/guanylate cyclase domain-containing protein, with translation MINLLLLVFTFSFLLLFGELFTSIMYDKGLIFQKEISFRSIFIFLCYCIVIGTFINSIFQLKDILGPELFSSILKGNYHHPKEEDRIFMFLDLNNSTSIAEEIGHTQYSKFIQQTFKTITDSIANNDASIYQYVGDEVVLTWNTEHGIQDNKCVQVFYDIKKAIEKRRDYFMNNFGNLPTFKAGIHTGIVSSIQIGIIKKEIAYHGDVLNATARIQSECKNLGVPILISNSLSKKIGLKLPPLAEIKLRGRKSLMKLYTV
- a CDS encoding phosphatase PAP2 family protein, producing MVRILFILFIFSSTVSYSQDSLKWYKSKSKVYYAPPVTTASIAAAGLLANYLGIKMLNNRPSISQEEVLKLDINNVNSFDRNVFNYSVDHREDSHNFTDWGLYVSVALPFALFIDPAIRKDWLEVSLMYLETQMIAVNIYNYLGPGIFRRYRPITYMHGEGNPPVEMDELTDNNNERSFFSGHTSNTACGTFFAAKVLTDYHPEWSTGAKIGVYVAAFIPPAVVGYYRTRAYKHFYTDVMTGCAVGALTGVLVPQLHKHLRSKKNKYGGATSFMPIMQPTMMGLYVKKTL
- a CDS encoding helix-turn-helix domain-containing protein, translated to MNKEVEILKEWHSLLKGDLKDNTLTFDNAIGVGSIEGFCHDERVEILRFNLEMHKEFPIKGDLFKKTDTHIPIFFREPDFNVQIDLAHRVEDSEEVKQLIENGAFSTNSKDSLNFDFYIDKPVKFISVRLRQDYYQELVNESETLKKMFNLNEPFYVFEEFNALIGSVFLRAFSIKKSSYNVVLMHSVGIHLAAEFFNKLSEREFLAEENKYPLSTKAVFQARAILTTRWDKDLTIDVLARECGLSASRLRALYKQVFGITIHQFHNEVKLEVGRTMLLEGSKTISMIGVELGFSSASHFTTAFKKKFDSTPKEYQKKYQKI
- a CDS encoding sulfatase-like hydrolase/transferase encodes the protein MKKIITSIILSLLSVVSFAQNSNNDRPNILLIVGDDMGFADIGPYGSEIDTPVLDSLAGQGVAFTNFHATPVCSVTRSEVLTGNNNIEVGLGAFDYAVYPGSKGKPGYEGYLTRNTVTIAQLLSDAGYNTYTAGKWHLGGVHGRGQGPSEWGFQKSYGIYVGGSNHWNQDVMLPDVKDPAVAKVLKEGKIPDVQKEKFYENGQLVDRPIGVYSNDLYTNKMLEYMNDDKDNGKPFFAYMAFTTAHFPIQAPKEYIDKYYEYYLTHGYEDVKKKRFEMLKKYGIIDQSTPFPDTSKNPLVKPWESLTQKEKEQQARVFATYAGMIDSQDHSIGRIMDYLRENNKLDNTLIIYLTDNGPEGTDLRGKLSNPLLNKWVNQNFDGTTEHVGEGNTDWQIGTSWANAATGTLQWWKGFVSEGGIRVPLIVVPPKNDKVRGKGVKVHNFTSVKDIPMTILAYANVEHPKDNYKGQKIVAPSGISIKSFLEGKTDTVRTDDQYVAFELFGNKYIVEGNYKAAYVRKGMWGDGEWHLFDINLDPGETRPLEVQQPELMKKLIKQYDEYATSHHIIPVKEDWNPWTAISH
- a CDS encoding efflux RND transporter periplasmic adaptor subunit — encoded protein: MTNTIKLLLLTLLITSCNNNLKKVKEKPLQSYKVVASEIRDIDYVKSYPVSIRGEVSSEVRAKISGYIDAVYVDEGQRVKKGQRLFHIETASLSEQAQTAKAQVEVAEVEVDRLRPLVEKQVISEIQLKTAEARLAEKRSNLNTIYANISYATISSPVNGVVGSINFRQGTLVGPNTESLTEVSDIRNVFAFFSMNEKDFLAFTKDVEGKTMKQKIANLPPVELRLADGSVYKHKGHIVTISGSIDQETGAVSFRAKFPNPEETLRDGSSGRILVRNQVKNALVIPYQSTFEQQGDFIVYRVSASDSLYTKKIKSSIKTKQLLVIEEGLEEGDIILAEGVNVVRSGNKIIPKKTTMDAILNSYQVQFK
- a CDS encoding efflux RND transporter permease subunit produces the protein MLQKFIDRPILSTVISVVITLLGILGYIELPVSQYPNIAPPTVSVDASYPGASAETILESVIVPIEDQINGVEGMTYMTSSASNDGGASITVFFEQGVNPDVAAVNVQNRVARANSKLPAEVIRNGVITEKKENSALMYAAVYSENKDYDETFVFNYFNIHVKPELQRIKGVASVSAFGAKDYAMRVWLDPAKMASYSLTTTDIRNAINEQSLEAAAGALGQNSGSPFEFVIKYKGRFKNKNEYEDIIIRSMGNGRYLRLKDVATVELDAFSYNSKSITLGHPSISFGIYQTPGSNAQKVIENIHEELKRLEKTFPDDVKYVINFDTNRFLSASMEKVKHTLLEAFILVFLVVLLFLQDFKSTLIPAIAVPVAIIGTFFFLNLFGYSLNLLTLFALVLAIGIVVDDAIVVVEAVHAKLDMGETDVHKATSTAMDEIGGAIISITLVMAAVFIPITFIKGPSGVFYEQFGVTLIIAILISAVNALTLSPALCVMFLKGHHPDKKKKLIDKFYDAFNLAFDIAVRKYGRALQVMLKHKWITVLALAGSIAGIVYFDANTPSGFVPSEDRGVIFVNMELPIGSSLDRTYAMTEEMLDSMKNIKGIHSASMRSGSNFFSGAGSSYALGFVLLKGYEERTTPETSLEGIMAQLKAKTANIKTARSIFFVPPSIPGFGSSDGFEFQILDKSSGTLKGLDEVSKEFTNQVSNSPVIGFASNSFNVNFPQLEMEIDVAKAKESKVVIKDIFSTLQGFIGGYYVADFTRFGKQLRVNMQVKPEDRKDASSLDKMFVKNSEGNMVQISEFVHLKRTYGPQSIKRFNLYNSVSVTGGVMPGHSSGEAIAEINRLAEETLPQNYQIAYSGLTREEINSSGQSVYIFMLSILFTYLFLAAQYESYIVPFTVLLSIPFGIFGAYAFTNWAGLENNIYFQVAMIMLVGLLAKNAILIVEFALQRRQEGLSLVNAALEGAKERIRPILMTSFAFILGLMPLVLATGVGAAGNRSIGTGAVAGLFVGTMLGLLFIPVLFVFFQGIQEKITPLKKIEDQKN